In Deinococcus irradiatisoli, the genomic stretch CGCCTTGCTGGGTGCGCTGCTGCTCGCTCCAGCGGTTCAGGCCCGCAGCTTCGCCGATATCCGCGCCAGCGGCACCCTCAGGCTGGCCACCAGCGCCGATTTCGAGCCGTTCAACTACATGAAAGGTGACCAGTTCGCCGGGTTCGAGGTCGATCTGGGCAACCTGCTCGCCAAGCAGCTCGGCCTCAAGGCCGTGTGGGTCAAAGACAACTTCGATTCGCTGCTCGACGACTTTTCCAGCAAGAACTACGACGTGGTGATCGCCTCGCACGCCATCACCTCCACCCGCGCCCAGATCGTCGATTTCACCCAGCCGCACTACTGCACCGGCGGGGTGGCGCTGGCCCAGCCCGGCGGTCCCCTCACCAGCAAGGCGATGGCGAACAAGGTGCTGGGGGCCGAGTCAGGCAGCACCTACATGGGCTACATCAAGAAGCTGCCCTTCGACAAGCAGCTCAAGGTCTACGCCAACTCGGGCGAGGCGATTCAGGCGGTCGCCACCGGCAATGTCAGCGCCGTGGTCACCGACAAGTTCGCGGCCCTGCAGGCGCTGAAAACCTACAACAAGGCCAAGCTGGTGATGGGCGACTTGCTGTGGCGCGAGAGCATCGGCATGGCGGTGGAGAAAAACAACACCGACCTGCGTCAGGCGCTCAACGCGGCTCTGGGCAAGCTGCTCAAGGACGGCCAGTACAACAAGCTCTCCCAGAGCTACTTCGGGCAGGACGTGCGCTGCTGAAACGGAATTAAGCCAAACAAGAACGCCCCGGCCAGTGCCGGGGCGTTCTTGTTTGGCTTAATTCAGCGCTTGGGGGTGATGGTGATGGTGCCGCCCTGCGTCACGTTGTAGGTGTTGACGAAGGTGTTGTAGCCGGGCGCGATCAGCACGATTTCGTGCCCGCCGCGCGTCAGGTTCAGATCGAGGCCGCCGTTCTGGATGGTGCCGACCTGACGGCCGTCCACGAAGATCAGCGCGCCGTTGATGCTGCTGCGGATGTTGACCGGCGCGGTGTTGCTCACCGGCGGCGCGGGGGTGGTCACCACGCTGAACTCGACGTTCACGTTGGTGGTGGCGTTGGCGCGCACCGTGATGGTGGTGGTGTAGTCGCGGAAGCCGGGGGCCGAGACGCGCAGCGGGTAGCTGCCGGGACGCACGGCGCTGAAGGTCTGGTTGGCGTCGCCCAGACGCTGGCCGTTGAGGTAGACCACCGCGCCGGGCACGTTGGTGCCAACGAACACGTTGCCGGTCTGGGCCTGCTGCTGGGTCACCACGTTGTAGAAGGCGGTGTCACTCACCCAGCTGTTCTGGGGAATCGGGTTCACCACGATCGAGAGCGCCTGGGCGAGCTGCTGCTGGCCCTTAGCATTCACGGTGGCGAGCTGGTCTTGCTGGCTGGCGAACTTGCTCAGGTCGCCGAGGTCGAGTTCGGTTTTGCTGGCGAGCGCCAGCACCTTGTTCAGACCCGCCGGGCCGGAGATGTCGAAGGTAAAGGCGTCACCGGCCGCCGGGAACGACTTGACGGTGTTGGCCTTGACGAAGTTGGCGCCGCTGGCAAAGCGGTTGGGCAGGAGCTGGTCCACCTTGCCGCTGCCGTCCACGTTGAAGAGGTACACGTATGCGTCCTGGGTGGTGCTGACGTTCAGAACGATTTTTTCGCCGACCTTGTAGTCGGGCACTTTGGTACCGTCGGGGTTCTTGTCGGTCCAGACCTTGACGCCGAGGTCCGGCTGCGCCGGGTTGACAATAATGCTCTGGGCGCTGATCTTGGGGGCCGCCAAAGCGCCGCTGAGCATCAGGGCCGCCGGCAGAAGAAGAAACTTTTTCATGTAAAACCTCCTGAAAAGAAGCCTAAGCTGCAAAAGGTGACGACCCATGAGGGGAAGAGGAGAAAGCCTTTATGCACCTTCAGGCCCGCATCAGGAAGCTTTGCCGGGCGCGGGCTAGCGCGGCCCGGCGCAAAAACACGCGGCGAGCGTTCTCTGCTCACCGCGTGAATCTGGCTGGGGCACATGGATTCGAACCATGATCAACGCTTCCAAAGGGCGTCATGGCACTTCTATGCACCGCTGGGCGGTTCTATTCATTGTCCGTCTTTTGCGTACAGCACAGCATTCTCGTGTTCGGCAGTTAAGGGCGGAAATCTGTAGAAATACCCGGTTTTAGCCTGCTACTACACCGCTACTACACCGGAACCCAAGTGCCCTCAATGCCGTCTGGAACGCTTAGAAACATGTAGAATTAGCACAGAAAACCGCCCCCGGAGGAGCGGGCCTAACCTGGCGGGCTGGCCCATCCAATTTACACCGGAAACGACTGGGGCCTGATATGTCGCGAGACAGCTTTTACCTTCCCCTTCCTGTCGTGAGAGCGCGTCACCAAGCGGCTCTGTTCGCGGCGCTTTGTAGCCATCAGCCCGAGTCGTTTCGTCCTCTGATAAGAGCTGCGCAACACCCGCTGTTTCTTAAGCCGACGCTTTTAGCGGAAGTGATCTTGCATCTATCACCGCGCCGCATCAGGTACCGCGAGGCATACGGCCCAAGGGGCAAGGTTCAAAAAGGGAGGGTTATCGGTGCAATTCCGCGCCCTACTCCACCCGTTTCTGTACGTTCTGACGACTCCAGACTGCTCGCGTCATTCAGGGGTATTGAACTGCCTCTCGCCCTACACGTATGGCGAGAGCAATTCCCTGGATTTAAAGGCTTGGGTTGGCCTCTATCTTCGGCTTTGCTCTTCGTCGCTGGCCTCGTTCACTACCTTGGCCAGGGTGGAACAGACTTCGACGTAGCTATAGCGAGATTCAGAGAAGCTTGCCTGGACACAGCCTATGGCCCCCTTCAAAGGGATGGGAAGCGTTCATATGTCGAAACTGCGCGTCAGATGAAGCAAATTTCACTCCTCTTTCGTCCGCCAGCAAAGGATTTTGGAGAAGCTGCCAAGCTTGCAGTGACTGCTGAAGAACGTACTGCAGCCCGGAGGATGGAAAGGGAGTGGCTTCATAGCGGGACTGGAATACACCGGCTCTGGCAAGTGGCCCCGCCACCTCAGGAACATCCATCCTGGATTTGGCTGATCGCCTGGATTGAGGGCCGTACTGGGGGAGATGCAGCTCCCAACCTCAATGGCCAGAAAGACTTCGAGGCAGAGCTCGTCGACGGCAGAACCGTAAGAAACGTTCTTGAAGGAAGGGCAGGAAAACTGGGTGGACTCCTACACCACACAGGCTTACTTGTCAATGGTCACTTTCCAGCACGATTATGACCATCGAATTACGCCCATAGCTAACTCAATCTGTGGGTGTATGGAGACTTCTACTAAAGAACTTCTGGGCGTCGCGGACATTCGCAATAATCTCGGGTTGGGTCGAGACTTAACCACTGCACTTGTGCGGCTGTTGCCGCACATCACGCTGGGTAGGTCAGGGCGCGGTGATCGCAGACTGGTGCGCCGCGCCGATCTCGACCTGTTGCTGCGCCGGGCAACCGAGGAACAGCGCGATCTCTGGGAACTCTCGCGTGACTTCACTCCCGATACCCTGCGCGCTTGGCTGGGCAACGAGTCGCAAGGGGCCAACTGATGCGCCGCCCTGGACAGGAGGGCGGCGGTAGTGACACCCACAGGTTACAGCCTCTCTACGAAAAAGCGCTCCTCGACGCCCAGCGCCCCGGCAACATTGGCGCGGGCCTGAAGGTTCTTGAAGCGCTGCTGAATGTGGCCGGCTTTAAGCCGAAGGACGGGGCGAAAGCGTGAATCGTTATCAGTC encodes the following:
- a CDS encoding ABC transporter substrate-binding protein, yielding MKRIYLAALLGALLLAPAVQARSFADIRASGTLRLATSADFEPFNYMKGDQFAGFEVDLGNLLAKQLGLKAVWVKDNFDSLLDDFSSKNYDVVIASHAITSTRAQIVDFTQPHYCTGGVALAQPGGPLTSKAMANKVLGAESGSTYMGYIKKLPFDKQLKVYANSGEAIQAVATGNVSAVVTDKFAALQALKTYNKAKLVMGDLLWRESIGMAVEKNNTDLRQALNAALGKLLKDGQYNKLSQSYFGQDVRC
- a CDS encoding DUF4384 domain-containing protein, translated to MKKFLLLPAALMLSGALAAPKISAQSIIVNPAQPDLGVKVWTDKNPDGTKVPDYKVGEKIVLNVSTTQDAYVYLFNVDGSGKVDQLLPNRFASGANFVKANTVKSFPAAGDAFTFDISGPAGLNKVLALASKTELDLGDLSKFASQQDQLATVNAKGQQQLAQALSIVVNPIPQNSWVSDTAFYNVVTQQQAQTGNVFVGTNVPGAVVYLNGQRLGDANQTFSAVRPGSYPLRVSAPGFRDYTTTITVRANATTNVNVEFSVVTTPAPPVSNTAPVNIRSSINGALIFVDGRQVGTIQNGGLDLNLTRGGHEIVLIAPGYNTFVNTYNVTQGGTITITPKR